One window of Mauremys mutica isolate MM-2020 ecotype Southern chromosome 20, ASM2049712v1, whole genome shotgun sequence genomic DNA carries:
- the LOC123353394 gene encoding syntaxin-binding protein 2-like, giving the protein MDHPSTRILSSCCKMSDIVNEGITPVEDIDKCREPIPSLEAIYLLSPVEKSVQALISDFQGTPNFNYKAAHVFFISPCPEPLVKELRESRVTKAIKTLKDINVAFLPYESQVYSLDRPQTFHIWFSPYRAWEKNKEQEMLAEQIATLCETLEEYPAIRYRKDHEENFHLARAVLAKLKVFKEYKPSMGEGPDKARSQLLIVDRSFDLVSPLLHELTYQAMAYDLLSIENDTFKYETTGTSVSREKEALLDEDDELWVQLRHMHIADVSKKVTELLHTFSESKRLTTDKATIKDLSQMVKKLPQYQKELNKYATHLNLAEHCMQHFIGSVEKVCGVEQDLAMGMDVDGKKIKDPMKIIVPVLLDPSVQAYDKLRIILLYILNNGVSVEAISRLIQHASIQQQGDIIYNMERLGTSFMPGRGQLQPKRKVRLESTYHLSRWTPRLKDVMEDITEDRLDRELWPFLSDPVPSTSSQAAVSPHSGHWHKNRPAAENLTGQRLIIYVLGGVSMSEMRCAYEVTQASEGKWEVVIGSSHILTPRRFLDDVQTLDQLAPEEA; this is encoded by the exons ATGGACCACCCGAGCACGCGCATCCTCTCGTCATGCTGCAAGATGTCCGACATCGTGAACGAAGGCATCACAC CTGTGGAAGATATTGACAAGTGCCGGGAGCCAATCCCCAGCCTGGAGGCCATCTACCTGCTCAGCCCTGTGGAGAAG TCAGTGCAGGCTCTGATCAGTGACTTCCAGGGCACCCCCAACTTCAACTACAAGGCGGCTCACGTCTTCTTCATCAGCC CCTGTCCTGAGCCTCTGGTCAAGGAGCTGAGGGAGTCACGGGTCACCAAGGCCATCAAAACCCTCAAGGACATCAACGTGGCCTTCCTGCCCTACGAGAGCCAG GTGTACTCCCTGGACAGGCCACAGACCTTCCACATCTGGTTCAGCCCCTACCGCGCCTGGGAAAAGAACAAGGAGCAGGAGATGCTGGCAGAGCAGATTGCCACGTTGTGCGAAACCCTGGAGGAGTATCCAGCCATCCGCTACCGGAA GGACCATGAAGAGAACTTCCACCTGGCTCGCGCTGTGCTGGCCAAACTCAAGGTGTTCAAGGAATACAAGCCCAGCATGGGAGAG ggccccgacAAAGCCCGCTCTCAGCTGCTGATTGTGGACCGGAGCTTCGACCTGGTGTCCCCACTGCTGCACGAGCTCACCTACCAGGCCATGGCCTACGACCTGCTCAGCATTGAGAACGACACCTTCAA gtacGAGACGACGGGGACCAGCGTCTCGCGGGAGAAGGAGGCGCTGCTGGACGAAGATGACGAACTCTGGGTGCAGCTACGCCACATGCACATCGCTGACGTCTCCAA gaaggtGACGGAGCTGCTGCACACCTTCTCTGAGAGCAAGAGGCTGACCACGGACAAG GCCACCATCAAAGACCTGTCCCAGATGGTGAAGAAGTTGCCTCAGTACCAGAAAGAGCTGAACAAG TACGCCACACACCTGAACCTGGCTGAGCACTGCATGCAGCACTTCATAGGATCGGTGGAGAAGGTGTGCGGCGTGGAGCAG GACCTGGCCATGGGGATGGACGTGGATGGGAAGAAGATCAAAGACCCCATGAAGATCATCGTGCCCGTCCTGCTGGACCCCAGCGTGCAGGCCTACGACAAGCTCCGCATCATCCTGCTCTACATCTTGAACAACG GTGTGAGCGTGGAGGCCATCAGCAGGCTGATCCAGCATGCCAGCATCCAGCAGCAGGGTGACATCATCTACAACATGGAGCGCCTGGGCACCTCCTTCATGCCTGGG aggGGGCAGCTGCAACCCAAGAGGAAGGTGCGGCTGGAGTCCACCTACCACCTCTCCCGCTGGACCCCCAGGCTCAAGGATGTCATGGAG gacATCACTGAGGACAGACTGGACAGGGAGCTGTGGCCCTTCCTCTCAGACCCGGTcccttccaccagctcccaggctgctgtcAG cccccactccgggCATTGGCACAAGAACAGGCCAGCGGCCGAGAACCTGACGGGCCAGCGCCTCATCATCTACGTGCTGGGTGGGGTGTCCATGTCTGAGATGCGCTGCGCCTACGAAGTGACCCAGGCCAGCGAGGGCAAGTGGGAGGTGGTGATCG GTTCCAGTCACATCCTGACCCCCAGGCGCTTCCTGGATGACGTCCAAACCCTCGACCAGCTGGCCCCCGAGGAGGCCTag
- the LOC123353768 gene encoding adhesion G protein-coupled receptor E5-like has protein sequence MDKDAGSFVPIPHGHKNGHIDECQRNSTICEPHGNCINMPGTYMCKCSWGFGKSQKDTAKICTDIHECNKTRDICGPNATCINIIRSYWCECWAGYVPSSRNTTLCQELTCPPLLGDDNSAGAKNLLGSFPAQVGRLCKVTLEELKQMKPQNAERKLQGFLDILEKQINLVGQQSESVEWRHRIATELMAVVEKLLRTLGLTVRDNMISIASPNGTELGLVVRQAGNQSQETVTLQQSKTQMELKWAGAPGQKNEGFMLAGLLTYQGMKPILDGAGRVEAPEWDKIGRTGKWAHELGRPSYRVLSPVVSAFISDPNPQALGLSVSIRFSHPVPENKTDLRLLCAYWEPGSRRWATDGCTLQKLNATITSCQCNHLTSFAVLMAFYELEDWTLDIITKVGLVISLLCLLLAIVTFLFCRALKGPRTTIHLHLCLALFIAYTVFLTGTSSTGNGEVCGMVAGLLHYFFLAAFCWMCLEGAELYLLVVQVFTPHGLRRRYMFLLGYGVPALIVGVSAATYSEGYGTARHCWLSLKKQFIWSFLAPVCIIILVNAVIFVVTVWKLSLKFADINPNMSQLKKLRVLTITAIAQLCVLGTTWIFGMFQFNQRSLVASYIFTILNSLQGLFIFLLHCLLKKQVRDEYRRWLSCGSFKGPAKYSRFSSSTSTRRSSALSFAA, from the exons ACATCCACGAGTGCAACAAGACCCGAGATATCTGCGGCCCCAACGCCACATGTATCAACATCATCAGGAGCTACTGGTGTGAGTGCTGGGCCGGCTAcgtcccctccagcaggaacacGACCCTGTGCCAAG agctcacctgccccccgctGCTGGGTGATGACAACTCTGCCGGAGCCAAG AACCTCCTGGGCAGCTTCCCGGCACAGGTGGGACGTCTCTGCAAGGTGACGCTGGAAGAGCTGAAGCAGATGAAACCACAGAACGCTGAGCGGAAGCTGCAG GGCTTCTTGGACATTCTGGAGAAGCAGATAAATCTGGTCGGGCAGCAGAGCGAGAGCGTGGAGTGGAGACACCGGATCGCGACGGAGCTAATGGCCGTAGTGGAGAAGCTGCTGAGAACGCTGGGCCTGACTGTGCGTGACAACATGATCAGCATCGCATCCCCCAACGGCACAG agctggggctggtggTCAGACAGGCTGGGAACCAGAGCCAGGAGACCGTGACGCTGCAGCAGAGCAAGACGCAAATGGAATTAAAGtgggccggagccccagggcagaaaaaCGAAG GCTTCATGCTGGCCGGGCTGCTGACATACCAGGGGATGAAGCCCATCCTGGACGGTGCTGGGCGGGTGGAGGCACCCGAGTGGGACAAGATTGGCCGGACGGGGAAGTGGGCGCATGAGTTGGGGCGTCCCAGCTACCGTGTGCTGTCTCCGGTGGTGTCGGCCTTCATCAGTGACCCGAACCCCCAGGCACTCGGCCTCTCCGTCAGCATCCGCTTCAGCCACCCGGTGCCG GAGAACAAGACCGACCTGCGTCTCCTCTGCGCCTACTGGGAGCCTGGCAGCAGGCGCTGGGCCACTGACGGCTGCACCCTGCAGAAGTTGAACgccaccatcaccagctgccagTGCAACCACCTGACCAGCTTCGCTGTGCTCATGGCCTTCTACGAGCTGGAG GACTGGACCCTGGACATCATCACCAAGGTGGGGCTGGTGATCTCGCTGCTgtgcctgctgctggccatcGTCACCTTCCTCTTCTGCCGCGCCCTCAAGGGACCCCGCACCACCATCCACCTGCACCTCTGCCTGGCGCTCTTCATCGCCTACACCGTCTTCCTCACCGGCACCTCCAGCACCGGCAACGGG GAGGTGTGCGGCATGGTGGCCGGGCTCCTGCACTATTTCTTCCTGGCCGCCTTCTGCTGGATGTGCCTGGAGGGCGCCGAGCTCTACCTGCTGGTGGTTCAGGTCTTCACCCCCCACGGCCTCAGGCGCCGCTACATGTTCCTGCTGGGCTACGGCGTGCCGGCCCTCATCGTGGGCGTCTCGGCCGCCACCTACAGCGAGGGCTACGGCACGGCGCGCCA ctgctGGCTCTCGCTGAAGAAGCAATTTATTTGGAGCTTCCTGGCGCCCGTCTGCATCATCATCTTg GTCAATGCCGTGATCTTCGTGGTCACCGTCTGGAAGCTGTCGCTGAAATTCGCTGACATCAACCCCAACATGAGCCAGCTGAAGAAGCTCAG ggtgCTCACCATCACGGCCATCGCCCAGCTCTGCGTCCTGGGCACCACCTGGATCTTCGGCATGTTCCAGTTCAACCAGCGCAGCCTGGTCGCCTCCTACATCTTCACCATCCTCAACAGCCTGCAGGGGCTCTTCATCTTCCTGCTGCACTGTCTGCTCAAGAAACAG GTGAGGGACGAGTACCGCAGGTGGCTGAGCTGCGGCAGCTTCAAAGGACCGGCCAAGTACTCCAGGTTCTCCAGCTCGACCTCCACGCGG AGATCTTCAGCGTTGTCTTTCGCAGCGTGA